A window of the Buchnera aphidicola (Aphis glycines) genome harbors these coding sequences:
- the pyrI gene encoding aspartate carbamoyltransferase regulatory subunit, translating into MQINKLQVEAIKCGSVIDHIPSQIGFKLLSLFRFTETEKRITIGLNLPSQKLGKKDIIKIENTFLSEDQINQLAIYSPCATVNYIDQYNLVGKIFPKLPKTIDRILICPNSNCITHDNFINSSFIFVKKLDKNMNLKCQYCEKEFSKNIVLL; encoded by the coding sequence ATGCAAATAAATAAACTACAAGTAGAAGCTATAAAATGTGGTAGCGTAATTGATCACATTCCATCTCAAATAGGTTTTAAACTATTATCTTTATTTAGATTTACAGAAACAGAAAAACGCATTACTATTGGTTTAAACTTGCCCTCTCAAAAATTAGGAAAAAAAGATATTATTAAAATTGAAAATACTTTTTTAAGTGAAGATCAAATAAATCAATTAGCTATTTATTCACCATGTGCCACGGTTAATTATATTGATCAATACAACTTAGTAGGAAAAATATTTCCAAAATTACCTAAAACAATAGATCGTATTTTAATTTGCCCAAATAGTAATTGTATTACTCATGATAATTTTATTAATTCTAGTTTTATTTTTGTCAAAAAATTAGATAAAAATATGAATTTAAAGTGTCAATATTGCGAAAAGGAATTCTCTAAAAATATAGTTCTATTATAG
- a CDS encoding DEAD/DEAH family ATP-dependent RNA helicase — MTHTEKNFSFLGLNPLIIQSLNEMGYVKPSPIQAACIPLLLKGKDVLGMAQTGSGKTAAFSLPLLNNLKINLKAPQILVLAPTRELAVQVAEAFSMFSKHMVGVNVLPLYGGQRYELQLRALKQGPQIVVGTPGRLLDHLKRGTLNLSNLHGLVLDEADEMLRMGFIEDVETIMSKIPKEHQTALFSATMPEVIRRISKRFMKDPQEIRIKSNITTRPDIKQSYWMVYGKKTDALIRFLEVEEFSATIIFVKTKNATLEVSEALEKHGYNSAALNGDMNQALREQTLERLKNGRLDILIATDVAARGLDVDRISFVINYDIPMDSESYVHRIGRTGRAGRAGRALLFVENRERRLLRNIERTINQSIPEVQLPRIELLCEKRLQQFAKKVQQQLESKDLNEYVSLLDKLYFPDDLDIKTLAAALLKMAQGGRPLIIKKDLLKRPNKEGFYKNHYKQEENRNTRHRRDRNEIKNIDLYRIEVGRNDGIEVRHIVGAIANEGNINSRNIGNIKLFSSYSIVELPLGLSKELLQKLMKTRILNKPINIKLLRNFKYYQNKSYNRSILSKDSNSNRRFDKNRVMQSHSAKNEIKSSSFRRKNI; from the coding sequence ATGACTCATACTGAAAAAAATTTTTCTTTTCTTGGTTTAAATCCTTTAATTATTCAATCTTTAAATGAAATGGGATATGTTAAACCATCTCCTATTCAAGCAGCTTGTATTCCGTTACTTTTAAAAGGAAAAGATGTATTAGGAATGGCACAAACTGGTAGCGGAAAAACAGCTGCTTTTTCATTGCCATTATTGAATAATTTAAAAATTAATTTAAAAGCACCGCAAATTTTAGTTTTGGCTCCTACAAGAGAATTAGCTGTTCAAGTTGCCGAAGCTTTTTCTATGTTTTCTAAACATATGGTCGGAGTAAATGTATTACCTTTATACGGAGGTCAACGATATGAATTGCAATTACGAGCATTAAAGCAAGGCCCACAAATTGTTGTAGGAACTCCAGGTCGATTATTAGATCATTTGAAAAGAGGAACTCTGAATCTTTCTAATTTACATGGTTTAGTTTTAGATGAAGCAGATGAAATGTTGAGAATGGGTTTTATAGAAGATGTAGAAACAATTATGTCAAAAATACCAAAAGAACATCAAACTGCTTTATTTTCAGCAACAATGCCAGAAGTTATACGACGTATTTCTAAAAGATTTATGAAAGATCCTCAGGAAATAAGAATTAAATCTAATATAACAACACGTCCTGATATCAAACAAAGTTATTGGATGGTATATGGAAAAAAAACAGATGCTTTAATTCGTTTTTTAGAAGTAGAAGAATTTTCAGCTACAATTATTTTTGTCAAAACGAAAAATGCTACTTTAGAAGTTTCCGAAGCTTTAGAGAAACATGGATATAACAGTGCGGCGTTAAATGGAGATATGAACCAAGCTTTAAGAGAACAAACTTTAGAACGCTTAAAAAATGGTAGATTAGATATTTTAATTGCAACAGATGTTGCAGCTCGTGGTTTAGATGTTGATCGAATTAGTTTTGTCATTAATTATGATATTCCTATGGATTCTGAATCTTATGTGCATCGTATTGGACGTACAGGTCGAGCAGGTCGAGCAGGTCGAGCACTATTATTTGTAGAAAACCGTGAGCGTAGATTGCTTCGCAATATTGAGCGAACGATTAATCAATCAATTCCAGAAGTACAATTACCAAGAATTGAATTGTTGTGCGAAAAACGTCTTCAACAATTTGCGAAAAAAGTACAACAACAACTTGAAAGTAAAGACTTAAATGAATATGTGTCTTTATTAGATAAATTATATTTTCCTGACGATCTAGATATTAAAACTCTTGCAGCAGCTTTATTGAAAATGGCTCAAGGAGGTCGTCCTTTAATTATTAAAAAAGATCTATTAAAACGTCCTAATAAAGAAGGCTTTTATAAAAATCATTATAAACAAGAAGAAAATAGAAATACTCGGCATCGTCGTGATCGAAACGAAATAAAGAATATCGATTTATATCGCATTGAAGTTGGTCGTAATGATGGAATTGAAGTACGTCATATAGTTGGAGCTATTGCTAATGAAGGAAATATAAATAGTCGTAACATTGGTAATATCAAATTATTTTCTTCATATTCGATTGTTGAATTACCTTTAGGTTTATCTAAAGAATTATTACAGAAATTAATGAAAACAAGAATTTTAAATAAGCCAATAAATATCAAATTACTTCGAAATTTCAAATATTATCAAAATAAATCATATAATCGATCTATTTTGAGCAAAGATTCAAATTCTAATCGCAGGTTTGATAAAAATCGTGTAATGCAATCTCATTCTGCTAAAAATGAAATAAAATCGTCTTCATTCCGTCGTAAAAATATTTAA
- the pyrB gene encoding aspartate carbamoyltransferase, whose product MRNSLYKKSIISINDLRRDELELVLKKSAILKKEPAPNLLKNKIIASCFFEASTRTRLSFETAICRLGASTIGFSDGNNISLGKKGESLADTISVISSYVDAIIIRHPQEGSARLAAEFSNNIPIFNAGDGSNQHPTQTLLDLFTIKETQYRLDDLNIAMVGDLKYGRTVHSLTQALAKYNKNKFFFISPDALTMPNYINDMLLEKEIAWTRCQNIEEVISEIDILYMTRVQKERLESTEYANAKSKFILNTKILQNARSNLKILHPLPRVDEINYDVDYTPYAWYFKQAANGVYARQAILSLVLIENHF is encoded by the coding sequence TTGAGAAACTCTCTATATAAAAAAAGCATAATTTCAATAAATGATCTTAGACGCGATGAACTAGAATTAGTTTTAAAAAAATCTGCCATTTTAAAAAAAGAACCTGCACCTAATTTATTAAAAAATAAAATTATTGCTAGCTGCTTTTTTGAAGCCTCTACTCGTACACGATTATCTTTTGAAACAGCAATTTGCCGATTAGGCGCTTCAACAATAGGTTTTTCTGATGGGAATAATATATCTTTAGGGAAAAAAGGAGAATCATTAGCAGATACTATTTCAGTAATTAGTTCGTATGTAGATGCTATTATTATTCGACACCCTCAGGAAGGATCGGCTCGTTTAGCCGCAGAATTTTCGAATAATATACCAATATTTAATGCTGGAGACGGATCGAATCAACATCCTACGCAAACACTTTTAGATTTATTCACTATTAAAGAAACTCAATATCGACTTGATGATTTAAACATTGCAATGGTAGGAGATTTAAAATATGGACGAACTGTACATTCTTTAACACAAGCATTAGCTAAGTATAATAAAAATAAATTTTTTTTTATTTCTCCTGATGCATTAACAATGCCAAATTATATTAACGATATGCTTTTAGAAAAAGAAATTGCTTGGACGAGATGTCAAAACATAGAAGAAGTTATTTCTGAAATTGATATTCTTTATATGACTCGCGTTCAAAAAGAAAGGCTGGAATCTACAGAATATGCAAATGCTAAATCAAAATTTATACTAAATACTAAGATTTTACAAAATGCACGCAGTAATTTAAAAATATTGCATCCTCTACCGCGTGTAGATGAAATTAATTATGATGTTGATTATACACCGTACGCTTGGTATTTTAAACAAGCAGCAAATGGTGTTTATGCACGTCAAGCCATATTATCATTAGTGTTAATAGAAAATCATTTTTAA
- a CDS encoding valine--tRNA ligase: MEKTYNPQHIEESLYNFWEKNGYFKPSNDATQPSFCIMMPPPNITGNLHMGHAFQQTIMDILIRYHRMQGKNTLWQVGTDHAGIATQVLVERDIYLTENKTKKDYHRDDFIKKIWSWKNKYNLIVTKQMRRLGNSVDWDREKFTLDPDICNAVKEAFVIFYKDNLIYQKKRLVHWDSKLETVISDLEVEHRLVKSKKWFIRYPVFFNQKKNNQQIQYLTVTTTRPETLLGDTALVINPQDKNYQQFIGQFVICPLVNRIIPVISDQYADLKKGTGCVKITPAHDFNDYQVGLRHKLPMINIFTFDGKIKNNFDVYNYKGEISNIYSSLVPNKFQNLDIISARIKVIEEIKKIGLLEKVEECEILTPHSDRSGVIIQPMLTNQWYLKTSKLANLAISAVKEKKINFIPSKYEAMYLSWMNNIEDWCISRQLWWGHRIPVWYDCKKNIYVGRDENEIRKNYKISNDIKLIQDEDVLDTWFSSGLWTFSTLGWPKKTKFLKVFHSTNVLVSGFDIIFFWIARMIMLTMYLVKDNFGISQVPFENVYITGLIRDEEGQKMSKSKGNVIDPLDMIDGITLNDLIKKRTHNLLKPQLSYKIKKRTIKQFPNGISPTGTDALRFTFCALASNTRDIKWDMSRLRGYRNFCNKLWNASRFVLMNTNNHRFFHFEINDNMMFINKWILTEFNKVVKLYRNSLDNYRFDVSANILYDFTWNTFCDWYLEFVKLIIKSGSSQDVYYTKNILVDILEKLLKLLHPIIPFITETIWQRVKKIKNIKEKTIMLQPFPKYNNLFFNEKILLDMHWIKKIIIALRNIRSEMKIGSKTLLSLFLKNVSYDREKIIQENFLLLKNIVHLDKIEIVSKKYKEPLLSIKKIIDGVEILIPIFDIIDKKIELKRLNKEIKNITLKIISIKEKILNQDFLRYAPQNIIQKEKEKLKNLNEIYSKLSRQIKIFNNLLNENENNLSRDKM, from the coding sequence ATGGAAAAAACTTACAATCCTCAGCATATTGAAGAATCTTTATATAATTTTTGGGAAAAAAACGGATATTTTAAACCTAGTAACGATGCAACTCAACCATCGTTTTGTATTATGATGCCACCTCCTAATATTACTGGGAATTTACACATGGGGCATGCATTTCAACAAACTATTATGGATATATTAATTCGTTATCACAGAATGCAAGGAAAAAATACGTTATGGCAAGTTGGAACAGATCATGCTGGAATAGCAACACAAGTATTAGTTGAACGTGATATATATCTTACAGAAAATAAAACTAAAAAAGATTATCATAGAGATGATTTTATTAAAAAAATATGGTCATGGAAAAATAAATATAATCTTATCGTTACAAAACAAATGCGACGTTTAGGAAATTCTGTTGATTGGGATCGTGAAAAATTTACTTTAGATCCTGATATTTGCAATGCTGTTAAAGAAGCTTTTGTTATTTTTTATAAAGATAATTTAATATACCAAAAAAAAAGATTAGTACATTGGGATTCAAAATTAGAAACAGTTATTTCCGATCTAGAAGTAGAGCATCGTTTAGTAAAAAGCAAAAAATGGTTTATTCGATATCCTGTTTTTTTTAATCAAAAAAAAAATAATCAGCAGATTCAATATTTAACAGTTACCACAACTCGACCTGAAACATTACTAGGAGATACAGCTTTAGTTATTAATCCGCAAGATAAAAATTATCAACAGTTTATTGGTCAATTTGTTATATGTCCGTTAGTGAATAGAATCATACCTGTTATTTCAGATCAATATGCAGATCTAAAAAAAGGAACGGGTTGTGTAAAAATTACACCTGCACATGATTTCAATGATTACCAAGTAGGATTACGGCATAAATTACCAATGATTAATATTTTCACGTTTGATGGTAAAATTAAAAATAATTTTGATGTTTATAATTATAAAGGCGAAATATCTAATATATATAGTTCATTAGTACCGAATAAGTTTCAAAATTTAGATATTATTTCTGCAAGAATCAAAGTCATTGAGGAAATAAAAAAAATAGGATTACTGGAAAAAGTTGAAGAATGTGAAATTCTTACACCTCATAGCGACAGAAGTGGTGTCATTATCCAGCCTATGTTGACTAATCAATGGTACTTGAAAACATCAAAATTAGCTAATTTAGCGATTTCTGCAGTTAAAGAAAAAAAAATTAATTTTATTCCATCAAAATATGAAGCTATGTACTTATCTTGGATGAACAATATTGAAGACTGGTGTATTTCACGTCAATTATGGTGGGGGCATCGTATTCCAGTTTGGTATGATTGTAAAAAAAATATATATGTTGGACGTGATGAGAATGAAATACGGAAAAATTATAAAATATCAAATGATATAAAATTAATTCAAGACGAAGATGTTTTAGATACTTGGTTTTCTTCTGGGTTATGGACTTTTTCCACACTAGGATGGCCTAAAAAAACAAAATTTTTAAAAGTTTTTCATTCCACTAATGTATTAGTGAGCGGTTTTGATATTATTTTTTTTTGGATTGCTAGAATGATTATGTTAACTATGTATCTTGTTAAAGATAATTTTGGTATATCTCAAGTACCTTTTGAAAACGTGTATATTACAGGTTTAATACGTGATGAGGAAGGTCAAAAAATGTCAAAATCGAAAGGTAATGTTATTGATCCATTGGATATGATAGACGGTATTACGTTAAATGATTTAATTAAGAAAAGAACACATAATTTATTAAAACCACAACTATCTTATAAAATTAAAAAACGTACTATAAAGCAATTTCCAAATGGAATTAGTCCAACAGGTACAGATGCATTACGTTTTACTTTTTGCGCTTTAGCTTCTAATACACGCGATATAAAATGGGATATGAGTAGATTGAGAGGTTATCGAAACTTTTGTAATAAACTGTGGAATGCTAGTCGATTTGTTTTGATGAATACCAATAATCATCGTTTCTTTCATTTTGAAATAAATGATAATATGATGTTTATAAATAAATGGATTTTAACGGAGTTTAACAAGGTAGTAAAACTATATAGAAATTCATTAGATAACTATAGATTTGATGTTTCGGCGAATATTTTATATGATTTTACTTGGAATACTTTTTGTGATTGGTATTTAGAGTTTGTTAAATTAATTATAAAATCTGGTTCATCTCAAGATGTATATTATACTAAAAATATTTTAGTGGATATTTTGGAGAAACTTTTAAAATTATTACATCCAATTATACCTTTTATTACTGAAACCATTTGGCAACGTGTTAAAAAAATTAAAAATATTAAAGAAAAAACGATTATGCTTCAACCTTTTCCGAAATATAATAATTTGTTTTTTAATGAAAAGATTTTATTAGATATGCATTGGATCAAAAAAATAATAATTGCTTTAAGAAATATTAGATCTGAAATGAAAATTGGTTCAAAAACATTATTATCATTATTTTTAAAAAATGTCTCTTATGATCGAGAAAAAATTATTCAAGAAAATTTTTTATTGTTAAAAAATATAGTTCATTTAGATAAAATTGAAATTGTTTCTAAAAAATATAAAGAACCTTTATTATCTATTAAAAAAATTATTGATGGCGTAGAAATTTTAATTCCTATATTTGATATAATAGATAAAAAAATTGAATTGAAACGATTAAATAAAGAAATAAAAAATATTACATTAAAAATTATATCTATAAAAGAAAAAATATTAAATCAAGATTTTTTACGTTATGCTCCTCAAAATATTATACAAAAAGAAAAAGAAAAATTAAAAAATTTAAATGAAATATATTCTAAATTATCGCGTCAAATAAAAATTTTTAATAATCTTTTAAATGAAAATGAAAATAATTTATCTCGTGATAAAATGTAA
- the argF gene encoding ornithine carbamoyltransferase has protein sequence MNYLYQRDFLRLLDFSNIELESIIILSKKLKKIKKNNQETQLLKKKNIALIFEKESTRTRCSFEIAAFDQGAHVTYLGPGSTHFGTKESIEDTAQVLSRLYDGIEYRGHSHKVIETLSKYSAVPVWNGLTEKFHPTQIIADLLTMKEIFPKKQFFEIKCAYVGDSHNNIANSLLEASAILGIDLRLVSPKQYWPEKNILNICKEKAKKNSSKITCTDNIKEGVKNVDFIYTDVWVSMGEPEKQWKEKIALLKNYQVSQSMLDMTDNNSVKVLHCLPALHSQKNIIVKSILKEYNFQDGVEITDSVFQKNKNIIFEQAENRLHTIKAILISSLVKNINF, from the coding sequence ATGAATTATCTTTATCAACGTGATTTTTTAAGATTATTAGACTTTTCTAATATAGAATTAGAAAGTATTATTATATTATCTAAAAAACTAAAAAAAATAAAAAAAAATAATCAAGAAACTCAACTATTGAAAAAAAAAAATATTGCCTTAATCTTTGAAAAAGAATCTACTCGTACAAGATGCTCATTTGAAATTGCCGCATTTGACCAAGGTGCACATGTAACTTATCTTGGGCCAGGAAGCACTCATTTTGGTACAAAAGAATCTATTGAAGATACAGCGCAAGTTCTTAGTCGTTTATATGATGGAATTGAATATCGCGGTCATAGTCATAAAGTAATAGAAACATTATCAAAATACTCTGCTGTTCCTGTATGGAACGGATTAACTGAAAAATTTCATCCTACACAAATCATAGCAGATTTATTAACAATGAAAGAAATTTTTCCAAAAAAACAATTTTTTGAAATAAAATGTGCATATGTTGGTGATTCACATAACAATATAGCAAATAGTTTGCTAGAAGCTTCAGCTATTTTAGGGATAGATCTACGTTTAGTTTCTCCAAAGCAATATTGGCCAGAAAAAAATATTTTAAATATATGCAAAGAAAAAGCTAAAAAAAATAGCAGTAAAATAACATGCACTGACAATATAAAAGAAGGTGTAAAAAATGTAGATTTCATTTATACAGACGTTTGGGTATCTATGGGGGAACCAGAAAAGCAATGGAAAGAAAAAATAGCATTATTAAAAAATTACCAAGTTAGTCAAAGTATGTTAGATATGACTGATAATAATTCAGTCAAAGTATTACATTGCCTCCCTGCACTGCATAGCCAAAAAAACATTATAGTTAAATCAATTTTAAAAGAATATAATTTTCAAGACGGAGTAGAAATTACAGATAGTGTTTTTCAAAAAAATAAAAATATTATCTTCGAACAAGCAGAAAATAGATTACACACTATAAAAGCTATTCTCATATCTAGTCTTGTTAAAAACATTAATTTTTAG
- a CDS encoding Rid family detoxifying hydrolase — MNIINTKNAPQPIGPYSQAIQFENFLIISGQIPIDVKSGFIPESIDEQTYIVLKNIKYILKKSKYQVKNIVKITIFTIDLNKIQIINEIYENFFLKNKSSFPARSCVEVKALPKNVKIEIEAMAYR; from the coding sequence ATGAATATTATTAATACAAAAAATGCTCCTCAACCAATTGGACCATATTCGCAGGCTATACAATTCGAAAATTTTTTAATTATATCTGGCCAAATACCAATTGATGTAAAATCTGGATTTATACCAGAAAGCATTGATGAGCAAACATATATAGTATTAAAAAACATAAAATATATTCTTAAAAAATCTAAATATCAAGTAAAAAATATTGTCAAAATAACAATTTTTACTATTGATTTAAATAAAATTCAGATAATTAATGAGATATATGAAAATTTTTTTTTAAAAAATAAATCCTCTTTTCCTGCAAGATCTTGTGTAGAAGTGAAAGCATTACCAAAAAATGTTAAAATTGAAATAGAAGCTATGGCATATAGATAA
- a CDS encoding rhodanese-related sulfurtransferase, whose translation MSILHNRSSKKALKNNMFLKKTPRLILSFYKYFYIKDPQSYRDQIYKNFLQYQILGRVYIANEGINAQISIPVHIYSSFKKFLYQFDSELNNVRINKTFSFNNVYAFWMFSVKVKKNIVNDGIENPLFKFEHVGTYVNAEKVNLMIQNKKIIFIDMRNSYEYKIGRFPNAIEIKSNTFREQLKNIIKTMSYAKNEKIVMYCTGGIRCEKATSWMIFNGFTNVYHIEGGIIGYVNQAKRNRLPILFKGSNFVFDNRMSEKISEDVLSLCTQCNQPSNNYVNCMFNLCHLLFIQCHSCAINFKNCCSFDCMKQANVLLKKNNV comes from the coding sequence ATGTCAATTTTACATAATCGTAGTTCTAAAAAAGCATTAAAAAATAATATGTTTTTAAAAAAAACACCTCGTTTAATTCTTTCATTTTATAAGTATTTTTATATTAAAGATCCTCAAAGTTATAGAGATCAAATTTATAAAAATTTTCTACAATATCAAATATTAGGTAGAGTATATATTGCTAATGAAGGAATAAATGCTCAAATTAGTATCCCTGTTCATATCTATTCGAGTTTTAAAAAATTTTTATATCAATTTGACTCGGAATTAAATAACGTACGTATTAATAAAACATTTAGTTTTAATAATGTATATGCATTTTGGATGTTTTCTGTCAAGGTTAAAAAAAACATTGTAAATGATGGTATTGAAAATCCTTTATTTAAATTTGAACATGTTGGAACATATGTTAATGCAGAAAAAGTTAATTTAATGATTCAGAATAAAAAAATAATATTTATTGACATGAGAAATTCTTATGAATATAAAATAGGTCGATTTCCTAATGCTATCGAAATTAAAAGCAATACGTTTCGAGAACAGTTAAAAAATATAATTAAAACTATGAGTTATGCTAAAAATGAAAAAATAGTAATGTATTGTACCGGTGGTATTCGCTGTGAAAAAGCAACATCTTGGATGATTTTTAATGGCTTTACGAATGTTTATCACATAGAAGGTGGAATTATTGGGTATGTAAATCAAGCAAAAAGAAATAGATTACCTATTTTATTTAAAGGAAGTAATTTTGTATTTGATAATCGAATGAGCGAAAAAATATCAGAAGATGTTTTATCTCTTTGTACACAATGCAATCAGCCTTCAAATAACTATGTAAATTGTATGTTTAATTTATGTCATCTATTGTTTATTCAATGTCATAGCTGTGCAATCAATTTTAAAAATTGTTGCTCTTTTGATTGTATGA
- a CDS encoding leucyl aminopeptidase — protein sequence MKFFLDHLNLNIVKTDCIVVGVFKFGELTMSADILNKYSDGYISQLINQGDINGEIGTHLLLYNVPNIISKRILLVGCGAKNNFNLFCLTKVIKKIIPMLNKKSIQNIFFSLTELHCNKNQIYWFIRKIISDVQKEIFDISTFLRKEIYLKSITFDIEDKNLLLLAKTAIQHAKAISAGLIAAKKLSNLPPNICNPLYVSLQAEKLSQIYKDNIEVKTIDSKKMKSLGMHAYLAVGSSSKNKPYMSVIQYSTKNTLNKKIIILVGKGLTFDSGGISIKPSQNMHEMKYDMCGAAAVYGTLIMAAELNLPLNIIGVLASCENMPGGSSFRPGDVLNTMSGKTVEVLNTDAEGRLVLCDVFKYIERFSPNIVIDVATLTGACVTALGHDVTGLFSNHQTLVNNLKEAAQQTDDKVWQLPLFEEYEKDIKSNIADFSNVGNRGAGAITAACFLSQFTKKYHWAHLDIAGTAWESGINKGSTGRPVELLSQFLLNISKLNEC from the coding sequence ATGAAATTTTTTTTAGATCACTTAAATTTAAATATAGTGAAAACAGATTGTATAGTTGTTGGTGTTTTTAAATTTGGTGAATTAACAATGTCCGCTGACATTTTAAATAAATATAGTGATGGTTATATTAGTCAATTAATTAATCAGGGAGATATTAACGGAGAAATAGGAACACATTTATTGTTATATAATGTTCCAAATATTATCTCGAAAAGAATATTGCTGGTAGGATGCGGAGCAAAAAATAACTTTAACTTGTTTTGTTTAACAAAAGTTATTAAAAAAATTATTCCGATGTTAAATAAAAAATCTATTCAAAATATATTTTTTTCTTTAACTGAATTGCATTGCAATAAGAATCAAATATACTGGTTTATTCGGAAAATAATTAGTGATGTTCAAAAAGAAATTTTTGACATAAGTACATTTTTAAGAAAAGAAATCTACTTAAAATCTATTACATTTGATATAGAAGATAAAAATTTACTCTTATTAGCTAAAACTGCTATACAACATGCTAAAGCTATTAGTGCTGGATTAATAGCCGCAAAAAAATTAAGTAATTTACCTCCTAATATTTGTAACCCATTATATGTATCTCTACAAGCGGAAAAATTATCTCAAATATATAAAGATAATATTGAAGTAAAAACTATTGATTCAAAAAAAATGAAAAGTTTAGGTATGCATGCCTATTTAGCAGTGGGGAGTAGTTCAAAAAACAAGCCATATATGTCTGTTATTCAATATTCTACAAAAAATACTCTTAACAAAAAAATTATTATATTAGTAGGAAAAGGATTAACATTTGATTCTGGAGGTATTTCTATCAAACCTTCTCAGAACATGCATGAAATGAAATATGATATGTGTGGTGCAGCTGCGGTTTACGGAACGTTAATTATGGCTGCTGAATTAAATTTACCTTTAAATATTATTGGAGTTTTAGCGAGTTGTGAAAATATGCCAGGAGGAAGTTCTTTCAGGCCCGGTGATGTTTTAAATACTATGTCTGGAAAAACAGTGGAAGTATTAAATACAGATGCTGAAGGACGTTTAGTTTTATGTGATGTTTTCAAATATATAGAACGTTTTTCACCGAATATAGTAATTGACGTTGCCACTTTAACTGGTGCATGTGTTACTGCATTAGGACATGATGTTACTGGTTTATTTTCTAATCACCAAACTTTAGTAAATAATTTAAAAGAAGCTGCTCAACAAACAGATGATAAAGTTTGGCAATTACCTTTATTTGAAGAATATGAAAAAGATATAAAATCTAATATAGCTGATTTTTCTAATGTTGGAAATCGCGGGGCTGGAGCAATAACAGCGGCGTGTTTTTTATCGCAATTTACAAAAAAATACCATTGGGCACATCTAGATATTGCTGGAACTGCTTGGGAATCTGGTATAAATAAAGGATCAACAGGACGTCCTGTCGAACTTTTGTCTCAGTTTTTATTAAATATATCAAAATTAAATGAATGCTAA